The Winslowiella toletana region GGATATAGCCCACGGTATAACGCCGGGCTTTGGTTGAAACGTGTTCTGACTTATGATGTTGCGCAGCCATAGTAACTACTCCTTTTAGTTGCCTGTGGTTAGCAGTTAAAGCAGGTTGCCGCCTGCTTTAACTGTGTTCATTAATCTGTTTAGCCTGATACTTCAAAATCATCCCATCCAGTAACGCCTTGATGCAGCAGTACCAGCAGGACATGAAGCGGGTGCAGCATCGCGGAGAATGGCTGGAATATATCGAGGTGCAGCCGTCGGATATCGCGCTGGCGAATAAGCTGGCGCATGAGGTGCTGGGGCGCACGCTGGACGAGATGCCGCCGCAGACAAGGAAGCTGTTAGTGCTGCTGAAGGGCTGGGTGCAGGACACCGCGCAGCAGCAGGCGGTAAAGCCGGAAGAGTTGCGCTTCACGCGGCGAAACGTGCGGGCGGCGCTGAACTGGGGTGATACGCAACTGAAGATACACCTGGCGCGGCTGCTGGAAATGGAATACCTGATACTGTTCCGGCGTGGCTTAACCTATGAATACGGGTTGTTATGGGACGGTGAAGAGAATGGCCAGCCGCACCTGTGCGGGTTACTGGAAGTGGTGGAAGGGGAAGCAATCGTGATGAATAACGAGGGCAGCGCGTTCCGGTCGGAGTCTGAAACTGAACAGTCGGCCCCCGGTCGTGGCGCGGTCGGTGACGGGTCGGGGAATGAAAAAGCGGCTTCAGGCCAGGCAGCACAGGGGTCGGAAGCAAATCCGGTCGGGTCCGTGCAAAACGCAGTAATAAAGGGAAAAAAGAAAACGGGGCTGCTGCCTTCGCCCTCGTTATCTGAATCCTCTTCTTAGCTCGCCAGCCCTGACAACGGAGCGTCAATATGGCCAACCGCAAACCCGCCGCAAACCGTCTGCTCACTGTCGATGAAATCTACCGCCAGCCGGTGGGGCCGGCCAGTGACCCTAAAAGTCTGTATGCGCTGCTGCTGCGGTTCGTGAAGTGGCGGCGTGAGCGGAACTGGTCGGAGACGACGCTGAAGGTGCAGACGCACCACCAGTACCGCTTTATCCTGTGGGTGGCTGAACGGGGCCTGTACCATGCGGCAGAGGTGACGCGCCCGGTGCTGGAAACGTAACAGCGTTATCTGTACCACTATCGCAAGAGCAACGGTGAGCCGTTAAGCACGCGCACTCAGCGGACCACGCTGCAACCGCTTCAGGTGTGGTTCTCGTGGATGGCGAAGCAGGGGCTTATCCTGGCGAACCCGGCCGCTGACCTGGAGCTGCCGAGGCTGTAGAAGCGCCTGCCGCGCACCATCCTGAGTGTGGAACAGGTGGAGGACATCGTAAACCTGTGTGGCCTGAGCACGTTGCAGGGCCAGCGTGACCGGGCACTGCTGGAGCTGTTGTGGTCAACGGGAATAAGGCGCGGTGAAGTGGCCAGCCTTGAGATATACAGCGCGGACTTCTCACGGCGCATACTGACCATCGTACAGGGCAAGGGAAAGGTGGACCGGGTTATCCCGGTGGGCGAACGGGCGCTGTGGTGGCTGGAATGCTATATCAGCCAGATACGCCCGGATATCCAGGTCAGCCCGGGCTGTAAGGCGCTGTTCCTGGCGATGGACGGGGTGGCGGGCCTGACGGCGAACGGCATCACCAACGCGGTGGTGCCGTATCTGCGGACGGCGGGAATAGAGAAAGGGAGCTGCCACCTGTTCCGGCACGCGATGGCCACGCAGATGCTGGAGAACGGCGCGGACCTCAGATGGATACAGGCAATGCTGGGGCACCGGAGCGTTGAGTCCACGCAAATTTACACACAGGTGAGTATCCGGGCGTTACAGGCGGTTCATGCCTCAACCCATCCGGCAGAGCAGCGTGAGCCGGAAACCTCAGAGCAGGATGCAGCAGCAGAGCCGCCGGACAGCTCGCTGAGTTAGCCGGTTCCCTGTGAGTTGGGTTATTACGTGCACGGCAGAGCGCCGCGTCCCTGCGGCGATCTGCCTTCATCGCGTTCCGTGTGCGCGGGGGTAAATGGCCGTGCAGCAGCCCGGGCCGGGCACAATATGGTCGTTCAGGCGTGGCCGCTTCCCGACCATTAAACATAATGTGCGGGTATTATGCGAAGCTCGCCGTCCGCCTGCATAGCTCCTCTTCGCCGCGTTCTGCGGCTCGTATCGCATAATACACATTATGTCTTGCGCCCCCGCGTTGTACCTTGGGTGCGGCCGCCGTCCCTGGCGGCGCAGGCTCCGCAGCCGTCTGTAAGACCTCACCTGAGCCTCTTCCCCGTCATCAGCAAACATCAATAAAGAAGTCGGCCTGACGGCCTCTGCTTAAGGGCTTCATGCCCGCCCGCTGCGTCTGTCTGCACGGGGTCGCACGCCGCTTCGCTCTGTTGCTCCTTCCCCGTTCGCCAGCTTCCGCCCCCGCCCCGATGTGGCGTGGTCATGCAAAATCAAACCCCGGTCGGGCAGCGTGCCACAGGGAGCCGTTCCGGCTCCAGCGGGCCTCGCCAGCCCGCGCCCGGCAGACGCTGCGCCGGTCCACAGGCAAGCTGTGAACCGGCTCCCGTCGCGCAGAAAAGCGGTAATGACAGCGTGTAAAGGGCTGTTAAAATGCGCGGGTGCAGGCAGGACGCCACGGCAGGGCGGTAGCGTGCGCGGGGGAAAAGGGCGCGTCGGGGCAAAAAGTTATCGCAGCTGAAACGTGACAGGAAAAAGCGGCTGTAACTGACGGAAAGCACAGGGAAAAAGGTGGTTCGTCGCCAGACTTCGTGCCGGATAAAGTTGTTGTGGAGAATAATGCGCTGAGTGCTACACAATCCCTCGCATTCGATAAAGAAATGCAGGCGTGCAAAGCCTCTGGTGGAGATTGCCAGTCGGTGATTGATAAATGGAAGAACATCAGTGATGAGCAAAGTGCTGAAACCGATCAGAAGCTGATAGATAACCCACTTGAAGCACAGGTTGTTGATAAGGAAGTGGCTCAGAGTGGTGTTGATATGGCAGAGCGTCCGAGCTGGCTGGGTAAGATCCCTGGCGTGGACGTAATGACCAGCGATGAGGCAAAGGCTTACGTTCAGGAGTGGAACGGTCAGGATCTGGCGAATATTGATGTAAACAGCCCTGGCTGGACGAAGTTCGCGGCGTTTGCATCAGACCCAGAAAACCAAGCAGCATTGGCTTCACTGGGAGTGTTGGGTAAAGATCTAATCAATCTTGCTAAAACAACTGTATCAAATCTCATTCAGGGTGGCGCATCAACCGGTATAAAAAGCATGCAGGTAGGGCTAAGAAACCCACAGCAAATAGATCAAATAAAAAATGATATGACATCAGGAAATTATAGATTTACTTCACCTGAAGGTCGTATTGCTGGCTATATAGATAGCAAGGGTAATTATTATATATCGGAAGGTAATCATCGAATGGTAGCTGCTCAGGAAATATATAAAAAGACGGGAGATAGATCTTACATAGAGAAATTACTACAAAACGGCTCATGGACTCAGACAAAGAATGCTCCAGCGGGGGCTAAACCAATGCCGACAAGGAAGTGAGGACCTTATGGAGAATGTTATCCCTATGAAAAAAAATGAGATATATGTGAAAATGTTATCTCTTTCCTTGCCTTATATCAGGAATGTCCAGTCGTTAGATAAAAAGGATAAAGGTCGAGATATATCGTGCTATTTTGAAGCTGAATTAGTGCATAATATAATGCATACATTACTAATTTCGGAATTTGTTGAGCATGATTTATGGTTCTTAAATAATCAGGCTAAATATTATTTTGAAAAATGTAACGAGGATATATCACCTAATTATAACCAACACATCGAATATATTAGAGCCTTATTCAAAATGGTGCCTGATAGTTTAAAACCTAAGTTGTTATGGCAAGGTCCTTGATAAAAACCCCAGCCCTTATGGCTGGGGTTTTTACTTTACAGGTCAGTCGGTTATGTATCTTCCGTCAGCCTGATAATCAACTGCCCTGGCTCGGTGATCACTTCGATCTTCTGGCCGGTGGTGAATCCCAGCGATCCCAGCCAACGGCCCTTGAGGGTGAGCTGAGGGAGCGGGTTGGGCCTGCCGCCGTTGGGGCGGTAGCCGACAATGCTCTTGCGGGCTTGGGGTGTGGCGGGTTCTGACTTATGATGTTGCTCAGCCATATCAACTCCTTGTAAGTTGCTTGTGGTCAGCGGGCTGGGGTGTTCGAGCACCTCAGTTCCGCGTCTGCTAACTACTCCGTTTTACCAATCACGTTATCCAGTATCTCAGAAACAAACTTCTGCTTTGTCATCGGCATCTGCCGGATCGTATCGATCTGCTGCTCCAGCCGTGACGCCGGGCCACGCTTCGCTGTACGTCTGGTCGGCAGCCCCAGCAGCTCATCCAGCGACAGGTTCAGGATCTGTGCCAGTTGCGGCAGCAGTGAGGCAGAAGCCTTGAGTCGCCCACCTTCATAATGCGCCATCGTCTGTTGGGCAATCTGCGCGGACGCAGTGCGAGTTAGCGGCGACCAAAGCCGCCAAAGAGAAGATGAAAGGCGTGACGGCGGATCAGCTGAAAGCGGCTGAAGATGACTGGCGGAAGGCGAATCCGGATAAAATACCGACGGCAGAGCAAATCAGCGAACAGGCCTATCAGACTTTTTATAACCAGGCGTTTACAGATAGCGGTTTTGGCATGGGCGGCAGGGTACAACAGGCAATCCAGGCGGTGACAGCCGTGGTGCAGGGGTGATATCGCGAAGGCGCTGGCGGGCGGTTCAGCGCCTTATATTGCCAATATTATCGGCAGCAGTAATCTGGATGGTCCAGGGAAGATAATGGCGCATGCTGCGGTCAACACGACGCTGGCGGCGGCGCAGGGAAATAATGCGCTGGTCAGTGCTTCGGGAGCGGCAACGTCAGAAATGATCGGCATGATTGCGGTCAACGCCTACGGTAAACCGGTCAGTGAGCTGAGCGAAACCGAGAAGCAGACGGTCAGTGCTCTGGCTACGCTGGCAGCAGGGCTTGCGGGCGGGTTGATTGGTGACAGCAGTACTGATACGGTGGTGGCAGCGCAGGCGGGTAAGACTACGGTTGAGAATAATGCGCTGAGTGATATTGCACAGGCGCAGTCTGAAGGCAAGACGCCGGAGCAGAAGGCCGGTGAGCACGTTGAGGCTGAAAACGAGCGTTATAAGAAGGCAAACTGCGGCGGCATGAGTGCTGAAGCCTGCTCGGTGAAAATGTATACGGAGCGGCGTGAAGCGCTGAAAGAGATGGGGTCACTGGGC contains the following coding sequences:
- a CDS encoding SymE family type I addiction module toxin codes for the protein MAEQHHKSEPATPQARKSIVGYRPNGGRPNPLPQLTLKGRWLGSLGFTTGQKIEVITEPGQLIIRLTEDT
- a CDS encoding zinc ABC transporter substrate-binding protein — its product is MENVIPMKKNEIYVKMLSLSLPYIRNVQSLDKKDKGRDISCYFEAELVHNIMHTLLISEFVEHDLWFLNNQAKYYFEKCNEDISPNYNQHIEYIRALFKMVPDSLKPKLLWQGP